The following is a genomic window from Hydrogenobaculum sp. Y04AAS1.
AAAAGGATAGTGATGGTTAAAAATATAAAACTCATATTTATAGACAATCTTTCTATAAATATTAAAGTATATATAGGAACGTAAGTTTTTGAAAACTTTTTTTGTTTTATCTGCTTTTCTGATATAAGTTTTAACAAAGAAAATATACCTCCAAGCATGATAAAAGAGTAAGAGAGCCCTGCACTTATTATATGTATTAAAAATATCGGGTTTAAAAGGCTTGGTTGTTGATGTAAAAATACGTTTCTTAAATTAGCCATGCTAAACAGCGCTCCTATAAAAGATATAATAAAACCTATGTTTTCTAAATTTCTAAACTTAGTAAGAAGGATACCGTAAAAAAGCATTATGATGTTACCAGAAAAAGCAACTATAGCATCTATGTTGCTAAAAGCGACCCCAGATTTTACATTTAAAATAAGCTTTATAAGGTAAAACAAGTTCCCAAGCATTATAAAAATTAGACTGTATTTTATCGTGTTTTTGGCTTTTAGTGTATAAAGCAAAAAGCTTATAAAAGCCATAAGGTAAAATAGTATATTAAATATATAAAATATCATATATCCACCAGTAAATCGGTACCGATGTTTGCTATAACCTTTGCTTTTTTAATAATACCAGTTTTAGGGCTTGATTTTTCAAGGAACACTATCCCATCTATCTCCGGGGCTTGAAAGAAAGCTCTTGCTCTATCTTTTTTCTCTATAAGTATATCTATCTCTTGCCCTACCAAAGCGCTGTTTTTCTCTTCCAATATCTCTTGGGACAGATTAAACACCTCTTTGTAGCGTCTTTGTTTTTCTTCTTTTGGTATTTTATCATCAAACTGATATGCATATGTGCCCTCTTCGTGGGAATATTCGAAAACCCCTACAAAGTGAAAAAGTTCTTGGCTTATAAAATCTAAAAGCTCCTCAAAATCTCTTTCCTCTTCCGTTGGATAACCTACTATAAAAGAGCTTCTTAGTATAGGTTTTTTATGCTTCATAGCGTTTATTTGTTCTAAAAGCCTAAAAACATCTTTTTTTGTATATCCTCTTCTCATGCTTTTTAAAATATTATCAGATATATGCTGAAGTGGTATATCAAAATAAGGCAATACGCTTTTAGAATTGTCTATATAATCTATAAAGTCTTTACTTATGCTGTTTGGATACAGATACATGAGTCTTATCCAAGGAAAATCGAGCTTTTCAAGGGCATCTAATAGTTTTATTATGCTTTTAAAAGAGTTATCTTCTTGATAGTAAAGAGTATCTTGAGATACGATGATAAGTTCTTTTACACCCTTTTCTTTTAGATATATGGCCTCTTCTACAAGCTCTTCTATGGATTTTGACCTATGATGACCTCTTATATTTGGTATGGCACAAAAAGAACATTTTCTGTTGCATCCTTCCGCTATCTTAAGGTAGGCGTAATGCTTGGTGGTAAGTTGTCTTTTGGGTGTTTGTAAAAGCTCAATACCTTCTAAATCTTTTATATTTTCAAAAAATACAGCTTCTGGTATCTCCTTTTGAAGCTCTTCTTTGTATCTGTACACAAGGCATCCTGTCACAAACACTTTTTTGCCGTCTCCTATAGCTTTTAGTATCTCTTCTATAGACTCTCTTTTGGCTTGTTCTATAAACCCACAGGTGTTTATAACAACGGTGTCAGCCCTGTGATAAGAGCTTATGTTTTCTTTTTTAAAAAAGCCCATAATATTTTCTGAATCCACAAGGTTTTTTGGACATCCTAAATTTATAAAATTTATTTTCATATCAAGAAAAATACTCTAGTTTATCAAGCTTTTCCCATGGAAGACCTTCTTTGCCAAAATGCCCATAGCAAGAGGTTCTTTTGTATATAGGCTTCCTAAGATCTAAGGTTTCTATGATATCTTTTGGATATAGGCTAAAAACTTCTCTTATTCTAGATTTTATAAGATCTATTGGTTTTGTTTCAGTGCCAAAGGTCTCTATGTCAAAGCCTATAGGTTCTTTTACACCAAAAGCATAAGCTATTTGTACCAAGATTTTTTTAGCCCAACCAGCTGCCACTATGTGCTTTGCTATATACCTTGCCATGTAGGAGGCAGCCCTGTCTGTTTTTGTAGGGTCTTTGCCAGAAAAAGCGCTTCCTCCTGAGAAAGAAATATCACCATAAGCATCTGATACAATTTTTCTGCCAGTCATACCCGTATCCGCCACAGGCCCACCTATTATAAATCTGCCAGCTGGGTTTATCTTTATTTTTGTTTCTTTTCTTAAAAGCTCATTGGGTATATGTTTTTTAATGATGTCCTCGAAGATGAGTTCTCTTAGATGGTTTAGGCTTATATCTGGATCGTGTTGTACAAACATATTTATAGAATCTATATAAAATTTGTTTTGATTTTCGTATTTGATACCCACTATCGTTTTGCCATCTGGTCTTAAGAAGGGCATTATACCTTTTTTTCTAAAGTCTGATGTGGTTTTTGAGATTTTATGAGCAAAGTAAATGGGGGCTGGTAAAAAGCTTTCCGTCTCATCGGTGGCATAACCTACCACTATGGCACTATCACCTGCTCCTTCTGATGCTATGCAAAGGGCTATCTCTGGGCTTTGCTCGTTTATAGAGCTTATAACGCCTATAAGATCTCCGTCAAAACCATACTCTGGTTTTGTATATCCCACTTCTTTTATAGCTTTTTTTGATACTATCTGCAAATCTACATATGCAGAGGAAGAGACTTCCCCTGCTATAAATACAATGTTGGAGCTAAGCAAGACGTTTATAGAGACCCTAGAAAACGGGTCTTTTCTCATGAACTCATCCAATATCTCATCGGATATAATGTCTGCAAGCTTGTCTGGATGCCCTTCAAAAGGTGATTCCGCAAACCTTATCCTATCCATCTTGAAGCCTCTTTTTTACATAGGTTATTATATCTACAGGCAACGGGTCATAGCCGTACATGTTTGCCAAATGATAGCTGGCAAAATCCCCTATGTATATATTCTTTAAAAGCCTTGAAATGTAGGAGTTTCCTTCTTCGGATATGAGTATTGGGTTAAAGCCCTTGTCTTTTAAAATGTCTATTGTCATATTTACTCTTAGGCTTACCCTTGGGTGTTCTTTTTTATCTGCTACTATAACAAACCTAAGGTATTGGTTTATGTCTGGGTTTGTATAACCTACCACTTCGTTGTGATGCATCTCTGGTATATATGCGTTGTAAGCTGGTGTTTTTGAGTTTTCGTTTATTTGGGTTTTAAACCTGTAAGCGGCTGCTTCCATAAGCGGTGTTCCATATATTATAGGCACATATCCAAACAAGCTTTTTGCTATGTCTTTTGAGATTTCCTCATAACGAGAGCTTGAAGCTTTTAGATCTTCTTTTAAGTCTAATATTTCTTCTTCTTTTCCAAAAAGCCATAAACAAGCATTAAGCATAAATCCAAGAGCATACCTCGGAGGATAACCAGTGGGTATTTTTATGTGTGGTACACCGTGCTTGTTGGACAATTCTTCTAACTTTCCGCCAGAGCTTATAGATATTATTTTCGCCCCTACTTTTATGGCTTGTTCAAATACAGATATTGTTTCTTCCGTATCGCCACTATAAGATATACATACCACAAGAGCGTCTTTGTCTACAAAAGGCAAAAGTTCATACCCTTTTATGGAGAATACGGGCTTGTTAAAACCATTTTTTATAAGGTAGGATTTCATTATTTCTCCTACAATACCAGACCCTCCCATACCGCTAAACACAAGCATGTTGTAGCTTTGTGGCAACATGTTACCAACATCGACTTTTTCAAAGTGGTCTCCAAAACCCCTCAACATTTCTAATGCGCTTTTCATTTTCAAATACCTCCTTAAGTAATATTTTACATCAATATATCCTCATTGATAAAGATAAATTTTGTATGTTATAATGTCTTTTCAATGAAGTATATTCTAAAAGGAAAGGTTTTTGGAAGAGTTCAAAAAGTAAGTTTTAGGGCTTTTACCAAAGATATAGCGGATAGTTTGGGTATACAAGGCTATGTTAGAAACGTTGAAGATGGTACGGTAGAGTTTGAAGCTATAGGAGAGAAAGAAGCTCTTGAGATGTTTTTAGAAAAGCTAAAAGAAGGTCCAAAACATGCCTTTGTATCTGATATAAAATATAACATGGAGGTTTTTGAAGATGAAGATTATCCAAAAAGCTTTGATATTTTGTATTAGTCTGGGGCTTTTGACGTGGCAAGCTAAGGCTTATGAGTGTCATTATTACAAGATAAGAAAAGGGGACACTATAGACGGTATTGCTCTCAAGTTTCACGTTTATACAAAATCCATAAAAGAGGCAAACCCTTCTCTTAGGAGACATAAATTTTTGTCTATAGGGCAAAAAATCTGTATCCCTTATAAACCAAAAAGACCAAGAATACCTACCATGGGCTATAAAGTAAAAAGCGGTGATACATTGTCGGTTTTGGCGAAGCGTTTTGGTACATCTATAAGGGAGTTAAAAGAGCTAAACAACCTTCATAGAAATTTTCTAAGGGCAGGAGAGACTA
Proteins encoded in this region:
- the metK gene encoding methionine adenosyltransferase, yielding MDRIRFAESPFEGHPDKLADIISDEILDEFMRKDPFSRVSINVLLSSNIVFIAGEVSSSAYVDLQIVSKKAIKEVGYTKPEYGFDGDLIGVISSINEQSPEIALCIASEGAGDSAIVVGYATDETESFLPAPIYFAHKISKTTSDFRKKGIMPFLRPDGKTIVGIKYENQNKFYIDSINMFVQHDPDISLNHLRELIFEDIIKKHIPNELLRKETKIKINPAGRFIIGGPVADTGMTGRKIVSDAYGDISFSGGSAFSGKDPTKTDRAASYMARYIAKHIVAAGWAKKILVQIAYAFGVKEPIGFDIETFGTETKPIDLIKSRIREVFSLYPKDIIETLDLRKPIYKRTSCYGHFGKEGLPWEKLDKLEYFS
- the rimO gene encoding 30S ribosomal protein S12 methylthiotransferase RimO, producing the protein MKINFINLGCPKNLVDSENIMGFFKKENISSYHRADTVVINTCGFIEQAKRESIEEILKAIGDGKKVFVTGCLVYRYKEELQKEIPEAVFFENIKDLEGIELLQTPKRQLTTKHYAYLKIAEGCNRKCSFCAIPNIRGHHRSKSIEELVEEAIYLKEKGVKELIIVSQDTLYYQEDNSFKSIIKLLDALEKLDFPWIRLMYLYPNSISKDFIDYIDNSKSVLPYFDIPLQHISDNILKSMRRGYTKKDVFRLLEQINAMKHKKPILRSSFIVGYPTEEERDFEELLDFISQELFHFVGVFEYSHEEGTYAYQFDDKIPKEEKQRRYKEVFNLSQEILEEKNSALVGQEIDILIEKKDRARAFFQAPEIDGIVFLEKSSPKTGIIKKAKVIANIGTDLLVDI
- the ccsA gene encoding cytochrome c biogenesis protein CcsA, which translates into the protein MIFYIFNILFYLMAFISFLLYTLKAKNTIKYSLIFIMLGNLFYLIKLILNVKSGVAFSNIDAIVAFSGNIIMLFYGILLTKFRNLENIGFIISFIGALFSMANLRNVFLHQQPSLLNPIFLIHIISAGLSYSFIMLGGIFSLLKLISEKQIKQKKFSKTYVPIYTLIFIERLSINMSFIFLTITILFGVMWSFYYDKSLYLDPKILVISFLWFYYAILVHTYIFKSSKPTTISVLSALGSTITVISVIFIKHSIITG
- a CDS encoding acylphosphatase; amino-acid sequence: MKYILKGKVFGRVQKVSFRAFTKDIADSLGIQGYVRNVEDGTVEFEAIGEKEALEMFLEKLKEGPKHAFVSDIKYNMEVFEDEDYPKSFDILY
- a CDS encoding bifunctional phosphoglucose/phosphomannose isomerase → MKSALEMLRGFGDHFEKVDVGNMLPQSYNMLVFSGMGGSGIVGEIMKSYLIKNGFNKPVFSIKGYELLPFVDKDALVVCISYSGDTEETISVFEQAIKVGAKIISISSGGKLEELSNKHGVPHIKIPTGYPPRYALGFMLNACLWLFGKEEEILDLKEDLKASSSRYEEISKDIAKSLFGYVPIIYGTPLMEAAAYRFKTQINENSKTPAYNAYIPEMHHNEVVGYTNPDINQYLRFVIVADKKEHPRVSLRVNMTIDILKDKGFNPILISEEGNSYISRLLKNIYIGDFASYHLANMYGYDPLPVDIITYVKKRLQDG